Proteins encoded within one genomic window of Amycolatopsis sp. 2-15:
- a CDS encoding MarR family winged helix-turn-helix transcriptional regulator, with protein sequence MADHVDSVLAQWAAQRPDLDVSPMAVIGRLKRVSRLIDTELGRTFAKHGLDAASFDVLATLRRSDPPHRLTPTELMRTAMVTSGAVTQRLDRLEDRGLIARSRSETDGRGILVALTVEGRALIDRALPDHLDTEHRVLDALDPSEQAALADALRVLLESFGDRTG encoded by the coding sequence ATGGCCGACCACGTGGACTCCGTGCTCGCGCAGTGGGCTGCGCAGCGCCCGGACCTCGACGTGTCCCCGATGGCCGTGATCGGCCGGCTGAAGCGGGTGTCGCGCCTCATCGACACCGAGCTGGGCCGCACGTTCGCCAAACACGGCCTCGACGCGGCGTCGTTCGACGTGCTCGCCACGCTGCGCCGCAGCGACCCGCCCCACCGCCTCACACCGACCGAGCTCATGCGCACGGCCATGGTCACCTCCGGCGCCGTGACGCAACGGCTCGACCGCCTCGAAGACCGCGGCCTGATCGCCCGCAGCCGCAGCGAAACCGACGGCCGCGGCATTCTCGTCGCCCTCACCGTCGAAGGCCGGGCGCTGATCGACCGCGCCCTGCCCGACCACCTCGACACGGAGCACCGGGTGCTCGACGCCCTCGACCCGTCCGAGCAGGCCGCCCTCGCCGACGCTCTGCGCGTGCTCCTCGAATCCTTCGGCGACCGCACCGGCTGA
- a CDS encoding sigma-54-dependent Fis family transcriptional regulator, with translation MGYEIDTRDGLARLRHAREVFLTERRLPEDLPAWLSAAWRRSCFAELDVTRDHVPEVPVPLETPLVRAATPVLAKLADDLVGLGAAVVLSDRHARVVGCWADEEAVGAHLARIDTRLGADLSERSTGTNGISHVLDTGGPVVVGGPAHIFELYQSTVCVGAPVTDPVTRKVSGAVAVVCELDAPARVLHALATTATGAIERELLHAASAHEHRLLEAYLRAGPGRYPIAVLDGRTRLVSDAAAGLLRPRDIETLESYAIEAARDGCLPTTELILDDGLKVRLRPALPGDSRGLLVVVEPPLRRPGRRSTRLTLFADAGLAGGSPAWRSLERSVARAGTRPLLLLGEPGVGKTGVARAALGDPVVLEAADEDGWLAEVADALAAPAVLLRHVERLARGRAARLAALLRAGHPAQVIATLTTGTESDCANVLRTEWSPVEILVPSLRERTADIPELAQRFGRGVHFTQDARSTLQRHDWPGNLVELKAVVAAAEAEAAGPTVSARHLPGRLRSSPAHPRLTELEKAERLAISDVLRTANGNRMRAAALLGIGRATLYRKLRRYGLE, from the coding sequence ATGGGCTACGAGATCGACACGCGCGACGGGCTGGCCCGCCTGCGCCACGCCAGGGAAGTCTTCCTGACCGAGCGACGGCTGCCGGAAGACCTCCCGGCCTGGTTGTCCGCCGCCTGGCGCCGCTCGTGTTTCGCCGAGCTCGACGTCACGCGGGACCACGTGCCGGAGGTGCCCGTGCCGCTGGAGACCCCCTTGGTCCGCGCCGCGACCCCGGTCCTGGCCAAACTGGCCGACGACCTCGTCGGGCTCGGCGCCGCGGTGGTGCTGAGCGACCGCCACGCGCGGGTCGTCGGCTGCTGGGCCGACGAGGAGGCGGTGGGCGCCCACCTCGCCCGGATCGACACCCGGCTGGGTGCGGACCTGTCGGAGCGCTCCACCGGGACCAACGGGATCAGCCACGTCCTGGACACGGGCGGGCCGGTCGTGGTCGGGGGACCCGCGCACATTTTCGAGCTGTACCAGAGCACGGTGTGCGTCGGCGCCCCGGTGACCGACCCGGTCACGCGCAAGGTCAGCGGCGCGGTCGCGGTGGTGTGCGAGCTCGACGCGCCGGCGCGGGTGCTGCACGCACTCGCGACCACGGCGACCGGTGCGATCGAGCGGGAGCTGCTGCACGCCGCGTCGGCGCACGAACACCGCCTGCTCGAGGCCTACCTGCGGGCCGGCCCCGGCCGGTACCCGATCGCCGTGCTCGACGGCCGCACCAGGCTCGTCAGCGACGCCGCCGCCGGACTGCTGCGACCCCGCGACATCGAAACGCTGGAGTCGTATGCGATCGAGGCGGCGCGGGACGGCTGCCTGCCCACGACCGAACTGATCCTCGACGACGGCCTGAAGGTCCGGCTCCGGCCCGCGCTGCCGGGCGACAGCCGGGGCTTGCTCGTGGTCGTGGAGCCACCGCTGCGGCGTCCGGGACGCCGCAGCACCAGGCTTACGCTCTTCGCCGACGCCGGGCTGGCGGGTGGCTCGCCGGCCTGGCGCTCGCTCGAGCGGTCGGTGGCGCGGGCGGGTACCCGGCCGCTGTTGCTGCTGGGCGAACCGGGGGTGGGCAAGACCGGCGTCGCGCGAGCGGCGCTCGGTGATCCCGTCGTTCTCGAGGCCGCAGACGAGGACGGCTGGCTGGCGGAAGTCGCGGACGCGCTGGCGGCGCCGGCGGTGCTGCTGCGTCACGTCGAGCGACTGGCGCGTGGCCGGGCCGCGCGGCTCGCCGCCCTGCTGAGGGCCGGGCATCCCGCACAGGTGATCGCGACGCTCACGACCGGCACCGAGTCGGATTGCGCGAACGTGCTGCGCACGGAATGGTCGCCGGTCGAGATCCTGGTACCGAGCCTGCGCGAGCGGACGGCCGACATCCCGGAACTCGCGCAACGGTTCGGCCGGGGCGTGCACTTCACCCAGGACGCGCGGTCGACGCTGCAGCGGCACGACTGGCCCGGCAACCTCGTCGAGCTGAAGGCCGTGGTCGCGGCGGCGGAAGCGGAGGCCGCCGGGCCGACCGTCAGCGCACGCCACCTGCCGGGACGCTTGCGCTCGTCACCGGCGCACCCGCGACTGACGGAACTGGAGAAGGCCGAACGCCTGGCCATCTCCGACGTGTTGCGCACCGCGAACGGCAATCGCATGCGGGCGGCCGCCCTGCTCGGGATCGGCCGCGCGACGCTCTACCGCAAGCTGCGGCGCTATGGCCTGGAGTGA
- a CDS encoding FAD-dependent oxidoreductase, protein MTNDSVAPRESARPATLASADVETDVVVVGGGGAGLPTALFSRWLGNEVVLLEKAPELGGTAKKAAFWYWVPNNEPMRALGIEDRFEDFLRYVARLSQPTRFDPVSPTAGLTDWEASMARAFYDSASPAAEWLAEQGALTYRHCPDVPDYWSELAEDKAPKGRVLVPEGARESMSDGGEVAIAQLSAAAARDGVDVRTGHRVQRLVVDGGRVAGVEATTAAGQTVRVLARKGVVFATGGFSHDDDLRRDYLGVPAYPGCAAVTNEGDFVRISSSMGAQFATMNHAWMCPVPLEKSGRPDLVGMFSVAGDSMILVNRRGMRVANEKQPYNESARTFFQWDPAAGNYPNLVLVQVWDQRSQDHSASDEYGRLIVPPGTDDSHVISARTLDELTVKIRERLAANAAKTGGFTLADDFAENLPRTIDRFNGFAAKGKDEDFARGETAIQLVFNGPVKEEPGRDNPTMWPISDTGPYYAALVTGGLLDTKGGPRTDPDGRVLDDLGVPVPGLFGVGNCVASSSGRAYWAGGATLGPIIAFAYRAAGAVDRAPGPAWGQEPK, encoded by the coding sequence ATGACGAACGATTCAGTCGCGCCGCGAGAGAGCGCCCGCCCCGCGACACTCGCGTCCGCGGACGTCGAAACCGATGTGGTCGTGGTCGGCGGCGGCGGCGCCGGCCTGCCCACCGCGCTGTTCAGCCGGTGGCTGGGCAACGAGGTGGTGCTGCTGGAGAAGGCACCGGAACTCGGCGGCACGGCCAAGAAGGCCGCGTTCTGGTACTGGGTGCCGAACAACGAGCCCATGCGCGCGCTCGGCATCGAGGACCGGTTCGAGGACTTCCTCCGCTACGTCGCGCGGCTGTCCCAGCCGACCAGGTTCGACCCGGTGAGCCCGACTGCCGGCCTCACCGACTGGGAAGCCTCGATGGCCCGCGCGTTCTACGACAGCGCGAGCCCCGCCGCCGAGTGGCTGGCCGAGCAGGGCGCGCTCACGTACCGGCATTGCCCGGACGTGCCGGACTACTGGTCGGAACTGGCGGAGGACAAGGCTCCGAAGGGGCGCGTGCTGGTGCCGGAAGGCGCCCGGGAATCGATGTCCGACGGCGGCGAGGTAGCGATCGCGCAACTGTCCGCGGCGGCCGCGCGCGACGGTGTGGACGTGCGCACGGGGCACCGGGTCCAGCGGCTCGTCGTCGACGGTGGCCGCGTCGCCGGCGTCGAGGCCACGACCGCCGCCGGGCAGACCGTGCGGGTGCTGGCCCGCAAGGGTGTCGTGTTCGCCACCGGCGGCTTCTCGCACGACGACGACTTGCGCCGCGACTACCTCGGGGTCCCCGCCTACCCGGGCTGCGCGGCGGTGACCAACGAGGGCGACTTCGTGCGGATCTCTTCGTCGATGGGCGCACAGTTCGCCACCATGAACCACGCCTGGATGTGCCCGGTGCCGCTGGAGAAATCCGGGCGGCCCGACCTGGTCGGCATGTTCTCGGTGGCCGGCGACTCGATGATCCTCGTGAACCGGCGGGGCATGCGCGTGGCCAACGAGAAGCAGCCCTACAACGAGTCCGCGCGGACGTTTTTCCAGTGGGACCCGGCCGCGGGCAACTACCCGAACCTGGTGCTCGTCCAGGTGTGGGACCAGCGCAGCCAGGACCATTCCGCCAGCGACGAATACGGCCGCCTGATCGTCCCGCCGGGCACCGACGACTCCCACGTCATCAGCGCACGGACACTCGACGAGCTCACCGTGAAGATCCGCGAGCGGCTCGCGGCCAACGCCGCCAAAACCGGGGGTTTCACCCTCGCCGACGATTTCGCCGAGAACCTGCCACGGACGATCGACCGGTTCAACGGGTTCGCCGCCAAGGGCAAGGACGAGGACTTCGCCCGCGGCGAGACCGCGATCCAGCTGGTGTTCAACGGTCCGGTCAAGGAGGAGCCCGGCCGCGACAACCCGACGATGTGGCCGATCAGCGACACCGGTCCTTACTACGCGGCGCTTGTCACCGGCGGCCTGCTCGACACCAAGGGCGGCCCGCGGACCGACCCGGACGGACGGGTGCTGGACGACCTCGGTGTGCCGGTCCCCGGCCTCTTCGGTGTCGGCAACTGCGTGGCCTCGTCTTCCGGCCGTGCTTACTGGGCCGGCGGCGCTACGCTCGGCCCGATCATCGCGTTCGCCTACCGGGCCGCAGGCGCCGTCGATCGCGCCCCCGGACCCGCCTGGGGGCAGGAGCCGAAATGA
- a CDS encoding nuclear transport factor 2 family protein: MTLSTQIMTDEQRKSVALEYLKAFDHGGVTSSGGSILDLFSVDAQVYFPKWGLADGHDEIGRMFADVGGTLKAIKHHYSELNWIFSGSDLVVVEGTSHGEHRDGPWRAGAPDWAAGRWCDVFEIRDWKIHRCFIYLDPDYAGQDTARYPWLAEEN, from the coding sequence ATGACGTTGAGCACCCAGATCATGACCGATGAGCAGCGCAAGTCCGTGGCGCTGGAATACCTCAAAGCGTTCGATCACGGCGGCGTCACCTCAAGCGGCGGCAGCATTCTCGACCTGTTCTCCGTCGACGCGCAGGTCTATTTCCCGAAGTGGGGTCTCGCGGACGGCCACGACGAGATCGGCCGGATGTTCGCCGACGTCGGCGGCACCCTGAAGGCCATCAAGCACCACTACTCCGAGCTGAACTGGATCTTCTCCGGCAGTGACCTGGTCGTCGTCGAAGGCACCAGCCACGGCGAGCACCGCGACGGCCCGTGGCGCGCCGGCGCGCCCGACTGGGCGGCCGGCCGGTGGTGCGACGTGTTCGAGATCCGGGACTGGAAGATCCACCGCTGCTTCATCTACCTCGATCCGGACTACGCCGGGCAGGACACGGCTCGCTATCCGTGGCTCGCCGAGGAGAACTAG
- a CDS encoding DinB family protein has translation MLGKHRHFLRFTTRDLTDDQARLRTTASELCLGGLIKHVTSVERGWVEFIGQGPSAMPDFSELTEADFAERANDFTLLPGETLEGVLAAYADVAAKTDELVATLPDLGATQPLPKAPWFEENASWSARRVFMHIIAETAQHSGHADIIRESLDGAKSMG, from the coding sequence ATGCTGGGAAAGCACCGCCACTTCCTGCGGTTCACGACGCGTGACCTCACCGACGACCAGGCCCGCCTGCGGACCACGGCCAGCGAGCTGTGCCTGGGTGGCCTCATCAAGCACGTGACGTCGGTGGAACGCGGTTGGGTGGAGTTCATCGGGCAGGGCCCGTCGGCCATGCCGGACTTCTCGGAGCTGACCGAAGCCGACTTCGCCGAGCGCGCCAACGACTTCACCCTGCTGCCGGGCGAGACGCTGGAAGGCGTGCTGGCCGCCTACGCCGACGTGGCCGCCAAGACCGACGAGCTCGTGGCCACGCTGCCCGACCTGGGCGCGACCCAGCCGCTGCCGAAGGCGCCGTGGTTCGAGGAGAACGCGAGCTGGTCGGCGCGGCGCGTGTTCATGCACATCATCGCCGAGACCGCGCAGCACTCCGGCCACGCCGACATCATCCGCGAGTCGCTCGACGGCGCGAAGAGCATGGGCTGA
- a CDS encoding helix-turn-helix transcriptional regulator — MANTSSRTLRLLSLLQTHRYWPGQELAGRLEVSIRTLRRDVDRLRELGYPVEAQRGVDGGYQLAPGATLPPLVVDDEEAVALAVGLQAAAQGSVEGVAESSLRVLAKVVQVMPARLRRRVDALRAMTVPLGWNGAPGPSVDPGVLTAIALACRDSERLRFSYTARSADGRQTERHVEPLRLVPVGRRWYLVAYDLTRHDWRSFRVDRLTDPRSTGAPFRPRELPAADAAEFVRAGLDNVARPYRVEVVVDAPATTVRERIGQWSTVEELAGDQCRVLMTADSLDWPTLALGVVGADFRVVTPPELQERVHEWGARFSRA; from the coding sequence ATGGCCAACACGAGCTCGCGAACCCTGCGGTTGCTGTCGCTGCTGCAGACGCACCGGTACTGGCCCGGCCAGGAGCTGGCCGGCCGCCTGGAGGTGTCGATCCGCACGCTGCGCCGCGACGTCGACCGGCTGCGGGAGCTGGGATATCCCGTCGAGGCGCAGCGCGGCGTCGACGGTGGTTACCAGCTCGCGCCGGGTGCGACGCTGCCGCCGCTGGTCGTCGACGACGAGGAGGCCGTGGCGCTGGCGGTGGGCCTGCAGGCGGCCGCGCAGGGTTCGGTCGAGGGCGTCGCGGAGTCGTCGCTGCGCGTGCTGGCGAAGGTGGTGCAGGTGATGCCGGCCCGGCTGCGGCGGCGCGTCGACGCGTTGCGCGCGATGACCGTCCCCCTCGGCTGGAACGGCGCTCCCGGCCCCAGCGTCGACCCCGGCGTGCTTACGGCCATCGCCCTGGCCTGCCGCGACAGCGAACGGCTGCGGTTCTCCTACACCGCTCGGTCTGCCGACGGCCGGCAGACCGAGCGACACGTCGAGCCGCTCCGCCTCGTCCCGGTGGGCCGCCGCTGGTACCTCGTCGCCTACGACCTCACCCGCCACGACTGGCGCAGCTTCCGCGTCGACCGCCTCACCGACCCGCGCAGCACCGGCGCCCCGTTCCGCCCGCGCGAGCTGCCCGCGGCCGACGCCGCCGAGTTCGTCCGCGCCGGTCTGGACAACGTCGCGCGCCCATACCGGGTGGAGGTCGTCGTGGACGCGCCGGCCACCACCGTGCGCGAGCGCATCGGCCAGTGGAGCACGGTCGAGGAGCTGGCCGGTGACCAGTGCCGGGTACTGATGACCGCCGACTCCCTGGACTGGCCGACACTCGCGCTGGGTGTCGTCGGCGCCGACTTCCGGGTGGTGACGCCGCCGGAACTGCAGGAGCGTGTGCACGAATGGGGAGCGCGGTTCAGCCGGGCGTAG
- a CDS encoding VOC family protein, with the protein MATVSVRYLVDDVDAAIGFYRDHLGFTEVMHPAPAFAMLARGELRLLLSAPGGGPGGGQALPDGRVPEPGGWNRFALQVENLDTEVARLRAAGVAFRGPVVDGVGGRQVLIEDPSTNPVELFQPTRAEARLDAG; encoded by the coding sequence ATGGCCACAGTCAGCGTCCGCTACCTCGTGGACGACGTCGATGCCGCGATCGGGTTCTACCGCGACCATCTCGGCTTCACCGAGGTCATGCACCCCGCTCCGGCCTTCGCGATGCTCGCCCGCGGTGAACTCCGGCTGCTGCTCAGCGCGCCGGGAGGCGGGCCCGGCGGCGGCCAGGCCCTGCCGGACGGCCGGGTTCCCGAGCCGGGAGGCTGGAACCGGTTCGCGCTGCAGGTCGAGAACCTCGACACCGAGGTCGCGAGGCTGCGCGCGGCCGGGGTGGCGTTTCGTGGCCCGGTCGTCGACGGGGTCGGCGGACGGCAGGTGCTGATCGAAGATCCGTCCACCAACCCGGTCGAACTCTTCCAGCCCACCCGCGCCGAAGCTCGCCTCGACGCCGGCTGA
- a CDS encoding lysylphosphatidylglycerol synthase transmembrane domain-containing protein, whose amino-acid sequence MRTFWSWFRILAGFAIIGVLAWRLGTDAFLDGLRVIGLWPVLAALTIGLLTTVVSAWRWRVVASRLGLRLPLRQAVADYYRAQFLNGVLPAGILGDVHRAVDHGRKAGDVARGVRAVVLERTAGQVVVVAAGLAVLFFRPAVLPAFAHDVLTFAGAGVLLAAIVVLTVACSTGDRWLHSASKWQRGFAESMADVRAGLLGLRTWPRVTALSLVALAGHLTLFVVAAHAAGATASLMTLLPLLVLALLAMGLPINVGGFGPREGVAALAFAAAGLGAQQGVTVAVVYGLLGLVSTAPGGAVLLVQWLGSLRRRPLVSAAPTALPARTAAPAPARVPARSAA is encoded by the coding sequence ATGCGTACGTTCTGGTCGTGGTTCCGAATCCTCGCCGGGTTCGCGATCATCGGGGTGCTGGCGTGGCGCCTCGGCACCGACGCCTTCCTCGACGGCCTGCGGGTGATCGGCCTGTGGCCGGTGCTGGCCGCGCTGACGATCGGGCTGCTGACCACCGTCGTGAGCGCTTGGCGGTGGCGCGTGGTCGCTTCGCGGCTGGGACTGCGCCTGCCGCTGCGCCAGGCCGTGGCGGATTACTACCGCGCGCAGTTCCTCAACGGTGTGCTGCCGGCCGGGATCCTGGGCGACGTGCACCGCGCGGTGGACCATGGCCGCAAGGCCGGTGACGTGGCGCGCGGCGTGCGAGCTGTTGTTCTGGAACGCACAGCCGGACAGGTCGTGGTGGTGGCGGCCGGACTCGCCGTGTTGTTTTTCCGACCTGCCGTGTTGCCTGCGTTCGCCCACGATGTGCTGACTTTCGCAGGTGCTGGTGTTCTTCTGGCCGCGATCGTGGTGCTGACCGTCGCGTGCAGCACGGGCGACCGCTGGCTGCACAGCGCGTCGAAGTGGCAGCGGGGGTTCGCGGAGTCGATGGCGGACGTTCGCGCCGGGCTGCTGGGGCTGCGCACGTGGCCGCGGGTCACGGCGTTGTCGCTGGTCGCGCTGGCCGGGCACCTCACGCTGTTCGTGGTCGCCGCGCACGCGGCCGGTGCCACCGCTTCGCTGATGACGCTGCTGCCGCTGCTGGTGCTCGCGCTGCTGGCGATGGGGCTGCCGATCAACGTCGGCGGGTTCGGGCCGCGCGAAGGTGTCGCGGCCCTGGCGTTCGCCGCCGCGGGGCTGGGTGCGCAGCAGGGGGTGACGGTCGCCGTCGTGTACGGGTTGCTCGGCCTGGTGTCCACGGCTCCGGGCGGGGCGGTGCTGCTGGTCCAGTGGCTCGGCTCGCTGCGTCGCCGGCCGCTCGTGTCGGCCGCGCCGACCGCGTTGCCGGCGCGTACTGCGGCTCCCGCGCCGGCCCGGGTACCTGCGCGGTCCGCCGCCTGA
- a CDS encoding glycosyltransferase family 4 protein has translation MRSQRAGDVVAFVLPGNVDDVTEPSGGNTYDRRMCESLPGAGVPVLQVAVPGSWPEPGPTGRARLARALAALPDLTTVLIDGLVACGVPDVVVPHARRLRLGVLVHLPLADETGLDPVHAAELDACERETLRVVRQVVATSPTAARTLISRHGLGPSTVAVVEPGVDLAPLASGTDGVSRLLCVAAVTPRKGQDVLVEALAQLPDLDLTVDFVGSLTRAPEYVDELRWSVDRLGLGDRVTFGGPKAGAELDAAYDRADLVLLPSHAETYGMVITEALARGIPVVASNVGGVPDALGRSSDGAVPGLLVPPGDPGALASALRGWVTDAELRRDLRTAALGRGSALEEWDGAARRLTEVLSRWRSIPIKVA, from the coding sequence GTGCGGAGTCAGCGGGCGGGGGACGTGGTCGCGTTCGTGCTCCCGGGCAACGTGGACGACGTCACGGAGCCCAGCGGGGGCAACACCTACGACCGGCGGATGTGCGAGAGCTTGCCGGGCGCGGGGGTGCCCGTGCTGCAGGTGGCCGTGCCCGGGTCGTGGCCCGAGCCGGGGCCGACGGGGCGCGCGCGGCTGGCGCGGGCGCTCGCGGCGCTGCCGGACCTCACGACCGTGCTGATCGACGGCCTGGTCGCGTGCGGAGTGCCCGACGTGGTGGTGCCGCACGCGCGGCGGCTGCGCCTGGGCGTGCTCGTGCACCTGCCGCTGGCCGACGAGACCGGCCTCGACCCCGTGCACGCCGCCGAGCTGGATGCGTGCGAACGCGAGACGCTGCGGGTGGTGCGCCAGGTCGTGGCGACGAGCCCGACGGCCGCGCGCACGCTGATCAGCCGCCACGGCCTCGGGCCGTCGACGGTCGCCGTGGTGGAGCCGGGCGTGGACCTGGCGCCGCTGGCGTCGGGGACCGACGGGGTTTCGCGGCTGCTGTGCGTGGCGGCGGTGACCCCGCGCAAGGGCCAGGACGTGCTCGTCGAAGCGCTGGCCCAGCTGCCTGACCTCGATCTCACCGTGGATTTCGTCGGCTCGCTGACGCGCGCGCCGGAGTACGTCGACGAGCTGCGCTGGTCCGTCGACCGCCTCGGCCTCGGCGACCGCGTCACCTTCGGCGGGCCGAAGGCCGGCGCCGAGCTCGACGCGGCTTACGACCGCGCCGACCTGGTGCTGCTGCCCTCGCACGCGGAGACCTACGGCATGGTTATCACCGAAGCCCTGGCGCGCGGCATTCCCGTGGTGGCCAGCAATGTCGGCGGGGTGCCCGATGCGCTCGGCCGCTCGTCGGACGGCGCGGTGCCCGGCCTGCTCGTCCCGCCCGGAGACCCGGGCGCCCTCGCTTCCGCGCTGCGCGGCTGGGTCACCGACGCCGAGCTGCGGCGCGACCTGCGCACGGCGGCGCTCGGCCGCGGCAGCGCCCTCGAAGAGTGGGACGGCGCGGCCCGCCGGCTCACCGAAGTACTTTCCCGCTGGCGTTCGATCCCGATCAAGGTGGCCTGA
- a CDS encoding CYTH and CHAD domain-containing protein: MNRPVVEIERERKYEVAQDAVVPDFVGGGTVQGQDAPAEEQLDATYYDTAGFSLARAGITLRRRVGGHDAGWHLKLPVGPDEREELQVPLGVDDRKVPRELNQLLRAHTLGGKLLPIAHLKTDRFSHRLTDSSGQIVATVTDDHVTGEVGGKTARLDRWRELEIELAGDAAPELLDELESTVVDAGARTSRWPSKLRRLIDDRVPNGQVVGERPDGGEVVGAYLREQFAALQRADVGARRDVEDSVHQLRVASRKLRSALRTFSSIVDDDRIPSVTRELKWLGGELAPARDGEVVEALVREWVDGASAELVVGPVDQFLTRRFSREAVDAREKVLEALRGKRYLALMQELDAVVSGVPTDAGSAKKVLRKPVRKAAGKLRKAEKAAHGLSGRELEHALHDVRKKAKRARYAADVVRPVFGGKVRGWRKNVKNVQQLLGEHQDWVVAGPVVYRLGVDGHDEGVGFTFGVLYGTGGGVRAGMRREFVSRWKRLEKGDAPKWL, translated from the coding sequence ATGAACAGACCGGTGGTCGAAATCGAACGCGAGCGCAAGTACGAGGTCGCGCAGGACGCGGTGGTCCCCGACTTCGTCGGCGGCGGGACGGTGCAGGGCCAGGACGCGCCGGCCGAGGAGCAGCTCGACGCGACGTACTACGACACCGCCGGGTTCTCCCTCGCGCGTGCCGGGATCACCCTGCGCCGCCGCGTGGGCGGGCACGACGCCGGGTGGCACCTGAAGCTGCCGGTCGGGCCCGACGAGCGCGAGGAGCTGCAGGTCCCGCTCGGCGTCGACGACCGCAAGGTGCCCCGTGAGCTGAACCAGCTGCTGCGCGCCCACACACTGGGAGGCAAGCTCCTGCCCATCGCGCACCTGAAGACCGACCGGTTCTCCCACCGGCTCACCGACTCGTCGGGCCAGATCGTCGCGACCGTGACCGACGACCACGTGACCGGGGAGGTCGGCGGGAAGACGGCGCGGCTGGACCGGTGGCGTGAGCTCGAGATCGAGCTCGCGGGCGACGCCGCGCCGGAACTGCTCGACGAGCTGGAGAGCACGGTGGTCGACGCCGGCGCCCGGACGTCGCGGTGGCCTTCGAAGCTGCGGCGCCTGATCGACGACCGCGTGCCCAACGGACAGGTGGTCGGCGAGCGGCCTGACGGGGGCGAGGTCGTCGGGGCCTACCTGCGGGAGCAGTTCGCGGCGCTGCAGCGTGCCGACGTCGGGGCGCGGCGCGACGTCGAGGACTCCGTGCACCAGCTGCGCGTGGCCTCGAGGAAGCTGCGGAGCGCGCTGCGGACGTTCTCGTCCATTGTGGACGACGACCGGATCCCGAGCGTGACGCGCGAGCTGAAGTGGCTGGGCGGCGAGCTGGCCCCGGCCCGCGACGGCGAGGTCGTCGAGGCGCTCGTGCGCGAGTGGGTGGACGGCGCGTCGGCCGAGCTCGTGGTCGGGCCGGTGGACCAGTTCCTGACGCGGCGGTTCTCCCGCGAGGCCGTGGACGCGCGGGAGAAGGTGCTGGAGGCGTTGCGCGGCAAGCGGTACCTGGCTCTGATGCAGGAGCTCGACGCCGTCGTGTCGGGTGTGCCGACCGACGCCGGCTCCGCGAAGAAGGTGCTGCGCAAGCCGGTGCGCAAGGCTGCGGGGAAACTCCGGAAGGCGGAGAAGGCGGCGCACGGGCTGTCCGGCCGGGAGCTGGAGCACGCGCTGCACGACGTGCGCAAGAAGGCCAAGCGCGCTCGCTACGCGGCTGACGTGGTGCGGCCCGTGTTCGGCGGCAAGGTGCGCGGGTGGCGCAAGAACGTGAAGAACGTGCAGCAGTTGCTGGGCGAACACCAGGACTGGGTGGTGGCGGGCCCAGTCGTGTACCGCCTCGGCGTCGACGGCCACGACGAAGGCGTCGGGTTCACCTTCGGCGTGCTCTACGGGACCGGCGGGGGAGTGCGCGCCGGGATGCGGCGGGAGTTCGTGAGCCGGTGGAAGCGGCTCGAAAAGGGGGACGCGCCGAAGTGGCTGTAG
- a CDS encoding aldo/keto reductase, which yields MAAHTTNVPDLELNNGVRIPQFGFGVFQIPEDDTADAVRTALEAGYRHIDTAQMYRNEAGVGEGIEKSGVPREEVFVTTKLANDAQGHDNAINALEGSLRRLGLDYVDLYLIHWPLPHQDKYVRTWEGFEELLRAGKARSIGVSNFQVEHLEELARRTGTVPAVNQIELHPALQQTELRAYHRAHGIATEAWSPLAQAAVLSDPVLTGLADKHGKTAAQVVLRWHLQLGNIVFPKSATPARIRENIDVFDFELADEDLEAIGKLDADHRTGPHPDTFRG from the coding sequence ATGGCTGCTCACACGACAAACGTCCCGGACCTCGAGCTGAACAACGGCGTGCGCATCCCGCAGTTCGGGTTCGGTGTGTTCCAGATTCCGGAGGACGACACCGCCGACGCCGTGCGAACCGCGCTCGAGGCGGGCTACCGCCACATCGACACCGCGCAGATGTACCGCAACGAAGCCGGGGTCGGCGAGGGCATCGAGAAGTCAGGTGTGCCTCGTGAGGAAGTCTTCGTCACCACGAAGCTCGCCAACGACGCCCAGGGCCACGACAACGCGATCAACGCGCTCGAAGGCAGCCTGCGCCGGCTCGGCCTCGACTACGTGGACTTGTACCTGATCCACTGGCCGTTGCCGCACCAGGACAAGTACGTGCGCACCTGGGAAGGCTTCGAAGAGCTGCTGCGCGCCGGGAAGGCGCGCTCGATCGGCGTGTCGAACTTTCAGGTGGAGCACCTCGAAGAGCTCGCCCGCCGGACCGGCACGGTGCCGGCGGTGAACCAGATCGAGCTGCACCCCGCGTTGCAGCAGACCGAACTCCGCGCCTACCACCGTGCGCACGGCATCGCGACCGAAGCGTGGAGCCCGCTCGCGCAGGCGGCCGTGCTCTCCGACCCGGTGCTGACCGGGCTGGCGGACAAGCACGGCAAGACCGCGGCCCAGGTGGTGCTGCGCTGGCACCTGCAGCTGGGCAACATCGTGTTCCCGAAGTCGGCGACGCCCGCGCGCATCCGGGAGAACATCGACGTGTTCGATTTCGAACTCGCCGACGAGGACCTGGAAGCGATCGGCAAGCTCGACGCCGACCACCGCACGGGTCCGCATCCCGACACCTTCCGCGGCTGA